DNA from Kitasatospora herbaricolor:
GGGTTTTGATTCACGGTCAGAGCGTGCGTGCCGGCCCGGCCGCGCAGGAGTCGCCCGAGGGCCCGGAGATCCGGCCTCCGTCCGGTGAGTTCGAGTTCTCCGCTCTCACTGGAGCAGAGGACCTGCACCATCGTCACGTCATCGTCCACTGCCTGATCCTATCGGTGCCCGCGCGACGGGGCTGCTGGTGGTGTGGTCGGGGGCTTGGGCACGTTGGGAGAAGCGGTGTGGTTTGGGGTGCTGTGATGCTCGTGGGGTCGGTCCCGGGTGTCGGTTGCTGTGTGTTGTGGGTGGCGGTCCGGGGTTTCGTTGTGGGGTTGTCCGGTCGGGTTGTCCTGGTCGGTTGTCCGGTCGGGTTCGTGTCGGTGCGGAAGGGTTGGGTGGCGTTGTGGTGGTCAAGCTTGAGACGGTGCAGTTGGAGATCGAGGGGCCGGTGGCGACGATCGCGTTGGATCGTCCGGAGAAGAAGAACGCGATGAATCCGCAGATGCATGCGGACATGAATGCGGCGTTGGACGAGATCGAGACGGTGGGGGGTGTGAAGGTGGTGGTGGTCACCGGGAACGGTGACAGTTTCAGTGCGGGGATGGATCTGGAGGAGTGTTTCCTGCGTCCTTACGAGGATCCGATGTTGTTCTACCGGACGAATCTGGTGGCGTTGCGGTGGTTCCAGCGGTTGAAGGCGTTTCCGGCGGTGACGGTGGCGAAGGTGAACGGGTTCGCTTTCGGTGGCGGGGTGTTGGTGACGGGGATCTGTGATCTGGCGGTGGCGTCGGAGGATGTCCTGTTCGGGTTGTCGGAGATCAACTTCGGGATCTTCCCGGCGGGTGGGGCGTCGTGGGCGGCGGCGAACAATCTGCCGCGCAAGCAGGCGTTGTACTACATTTTGACGGGGGACACGTTCACGGGTGCGCAGGCGCAGGAGTTCGGGTTGGTGAACCGGGCGGTGCCGGCGGGTGAGCTGGACGCGGAGACGGACCGGATCGTGGCGAAGCTGGTGAAGAAGAATCCGGTGACGCTGGAGTTGGCGAAGCAGGTGTACGAGCACAACCGGGCCTCGGATCTGCCGGCGGCGATCGACTACGACCAGGCGAAGTTGTGGGAGTTGTCGCGTCTGACGGGCAACGAGTGGATCAACGTGGCGTTGAAGCAGTTCGAGAAGCGTAGTTTCCAGCCGGGTCTGAGCACCTACCGTCGTGGGGACGCGGCGTCATGATCTTCACGGGGCCGCACGCGCCGACGCCGGTTCCCGATGTGGCGTTCACGACGTTCGTGCTGGGTGAGGCGGGCGGTCACGCGGACCGGGTGGCGTTGGTGGACGTGGCGGGGGAGGACTCCTTCACGTACGGGGAGTTGGTCGCCGGGGTGGAGAGGGTGGCGGGCGCCCTCGGGGGGCGGGGTCTGGGCCGGGGGGACGTGCTGGCGTTGCTGGCGCCGAACGTGCCGCAGTTCCCGGTGGTCTTCCACGCGGCGGCGTCGTTGGGTGCCACGGTGGTGGTGCTGAACCCGTTGGACACGACGGCGGACCTGGTGGGGCATCTGGGCGGGTCGGGTGCGGTGCTGCTGGTGACGACCGAGGAACAGGCGTCCAGGGCGTCGGAGTTGGTGGCGGGCACCAAGGTCCGGGAGGTGGTGGTGTTCGGGCAGGCGCCCGGTACCACGCCGTTCTCCGAGCTCTTGGCCCACGACGTAGCGGCCCACGACGTAGCGGGCGGCGGTGCCGTTGGTGGCGGGTCGGGTTCGCCGACCCGTGGGGTGTCGGTGGTGGGGGTGGACGCGGGGTCGGACGTGGTGGCGTTGTTGCACTCCTCGGGGAGTACGGGGCGTCCGAAGGGGGTGATGCTGACGCATCGCAACATGAGTGCGAACGTGTTGCAGACCAACGGTGGGGCGCCGTTGGAGGAGGGGGAGCGGGTGCTGGCGGTGGCGCCGTTCCATCACGCGTTCGGGTTGATCATGGTGTTGAACGCGAGTCTGCGTCAGGGCGCGACGGTGGTGACGATGCCGCGTTTCGATCCGCAGGGGTATCTGCAGGCGATCCAGGAGCATCGGATCACGCGTCTGTACGTGGTGCCGACGATCGCGGTGCTGCTGGCGCGCAGTCCGCTGGTGGAGCGCTTCGACCTGTCGTCGGTGCGGACCGTGATCTCGGGCGGGGCGGCGTTGGACCCGGAGATCGCGCGTCTGTGCGAGGAGCGGTTGGGGTGCCGGGTCGCGCAGGGGTACGGGCTGACCGAGGGGTTGGTGTCGTTCATGCAGGTGGAGGGTTCGCCTGCGGGGTCGGTGGGACGGGCGACGACGAACATCGAGTTCAAGATCGTGGACACCACGACGGGTGCGGCGTTGGGGCCGGGGCTGGAGGGTGAGGTCCTGGTGCGGGGCCCGCACGTGATGAAGGGCTACCTGGACGCGCCGCGGGCCACCGGCGAGGTGCTGGAGGGGGACGGGTTCCTGCACACCGGCGACCTGGGGAAGGTCGACGCGGACGGGGAACTGTTCCTGGTGGACCGGATCAAGGAACTGATCAAGTACAAGGGCCAGCAGGTGTCCCCGGTCGAGTTGGAGGCGGTCCTGATGACGCATCCGAACGTCGCGGACGCGGCGGTGATCGGGGTGCCCGACGAGGAGGCCAGCGAGATCCCGAAGGCCTTCGTCGTCCTGCGGGAACCGGCCACCGCCCAGGAGATCATGACCTTCGTCGCCGAACGCGTCGCACCGTACAAGAAGATCCGGCGGGTGGAGTTCATCGACGCCATCCCCCGCACCCCCGTCGGCAAGACCGAACGCCGCAGCCTCAAGGAACGCGAACGCGCAACCCGGTAACCGGTCCGGGGCGGTCCGTCCTGTGGTCGCTGCGGTGGCCTGTTCGCCACCGTGATTTGTCTGTCGTATCGTCAGCTGCTTTCTATTGCAAAATAGTTGTCGACTGCCGGCCGTCGTCCTTCCCGCCGCCGGCCGTGGTTCAGGAGACGGCCCGAACGGAAGTTCGTCGGGTGGAGGCAGCCGTGTCCTCGGCCCGTGGTGTCTTCGGCCGAGGTGGTGTCGTTGGTGGGTTGATCGATGGTGGGTCGGTCGATGGTGCGGGTTCCGGGCCGGGGTCGTCCCGGTCCGGGTTTCGGTTGCTGTTCAGGAGGTTGTCATGAGTGATCTGTCAGGTCGGACGACGATCGTGGTGGGCGCGAGCCGGGGGCTGGGCCACGGGATCGCGGCGGCATTCGCGGAGGCGGGGGCTCCGGTGGTGGCGGTTTCCCGTACGGCGGGGGAGTTCGCGGCGCCCACCAACGGGGAGGGCGGCATCCAGGTCGAGCTCGCGGATGCGGGTGACGCGTCGGTGGCGGGCCGGCTCCTGGACCTTCACGAGCCCGCGAACGTGATCCTGGTGGCAGGTGCGAACCCGCACATGCGCCCGCTGCAGCACCACACCTGGGAGACGTTCTCCGCGAACTGGGAGAGCGACGTTCGGATCACCTTCCACTGGCTGCGGGAGATTCTCCTCACGCCGCTGCGCCCGGGGGCGCGGGTGGTCGTGGTCAGCAGCGGGGCGGCGCTGGCCGGCTCGCCGCTCTCCGGTGGATATGCGGGGGCGAAGGCCACCCAGCGCTTCATCACCGGCTACGCGCAGGACGAGGCGCAGCGCGCCGGGCTGGACATCACGTTCTCGACGGTGCTGCCCCGGATGACGCCGGTGACGGAGCTGGGCCGCTCCGCGGCCCGGGCCTACGCCGCCCGCAACGGACAGTCGCAGGAGGAGTACCTGCAGCAGATGGGTCCGGTGCTGACCCCGGAGATCGCCGGCAACGCGATGGTGGACCTGGTGCGTTCGCAGGCCGCCGAGGTCGCCCCCGGCTACCTGCTGACCGGCGCCGGCCTGAAGAAGCTCGGCTGAGCGGGCGCCGATCGGCGCGCTGCGCGGTGCGGACCCGAACCCGGGTGATCCGGGTTCGGGTCCGCACCGTTGTGCTCCAGCTTCCTACGGCCTGGAGTCCTTCGTCCTTGCGTTTCTGCCGATCGTCGGCTCGTTGGGCGGGGCGGAGGACGGGGCGGATCTCTGTCGGGGCCTTGTGCAGTTGACGGGCTCCCAGGACGATGCGCTCGTCGGTGTCGTGTGACAGTTCCTCGCAGAGGCGCATGGCGTTGTCCTGGTCGTCGGCGAACAGGCTGAGCCCGTCGTCGACGGCTGCCTTCGCGCCAGTTCGACGAGCGCCGCGACGGCTGCACTGCGCAGGTCACTGTCCACGCGCCGGCGCCCCTCTCGCGTTTTGCGGTCAAGGGTACGGGTCTTTCGGTGGGCGGGTGGGGGTGTCGGCGAGTTTCGCCGTCCTGGCCCACGGCGTGCGGTGACAGGGCATGCTCAAAGCGTGACGGTGTGGTGGGTGGGGCGCAGGGACGCGGCGTTGGTCCGGATCGCGGAGCGGATGGTGTTCTTCGGGGGCGAGCCGGTGGAGGATCCGGGTGCTGCCGAACTGGCGGACGCTCTGGCGGACCTTGCGGTCGAGTACGTGGCCAGTGCACGGGGGGACGCGGTGCGCCGGGCGGGCGCCTTCTTGGAGGAGGCCGCCGGGGAACTGCGCCGGGCGGATCGTTTTCGGGGGACGTTGCTGCCGGTCGTCCTGCGTCATTTGCGCCGGGCCGAGGTGGTGCTGGACGAGGCGGGCGGCTGTCTGGGGACGGCTGTGCGCGGGCCGCTTTCGCCTGCTGCTGGGGTAGCGGACCGGGGGGCGGGGTCAGGGGTGGTGTCGCGGGGGGAGTGAGTGTGCGGCGTTAGGTGTAGTTGTGGGGCGTCGTGTGGTGGCGGCGCCCCGTTGTGGGTGGGTGTGGGGTTGTGTTCAGCACTGGGGGCGGCGGCCGTGGTTGGCGTTGTGTTTGCGGCGTGCCTTCTTCTTGCGGCGTCGCTTGGAGGACATGGCGTTCCTTTCGTGCGGGGGGATGGGTCTGGGTCTGTTTCCACGGTGGCACATTGGGGGCTTTGGGGCGCGTTGTAGGTCTTCGCCGTCCGGGTTCGTGTGCCGGGCCTGGGCCCGGGCGTGCGGGGGCGGAGATGGTGGTCCGTGGGTGGGTGCCCC
Protein-coding regions in this window:
- a CDS encoding p-hydroxycinnamoyl CoA hydratase/lyase — encoded protein: MQLEIEGPVATIALDRPEKKNAMNPQMHADMNAALDEIETVGGVKVVVVTGNGDSFSAGMDLEECFLRPYEDPMLFYRTNLVALRWFQRLKAFPAVTVAKVNGFAFGGGVLVTGICDLAVASEDVLFGLSEINFGIFPAGGASWAAANNLPRKQALYYILTGDTFTGAQAQEFGLVNRAVPAGELDAETDRIVAKLVKKNPVTLELAKQVYEHNRASDLPAAIDYDQAKLWELSRLTGNEWINVALKQFEKRSFQPGLSTYRRGDAAS
- a CDS encoding AMP-binding protein, whose translation is MIFTGPHAPTPVPDVAFTTFVLGEAGGHADRVALVDVAGEDSFTYGELVAGVERVAGALGGRGLGRGDVLALLAPNVPQFPVVFHAAASLGATVVVLNPLDTTADLVGHLGGSGAVLLVTTEEQASRASELVAGTKVREVVVFGQAPGTTPFSELLAHDVAAHDVAGGGAVGGGSGSPTRGVSVVGVDAGSDVVALLHSSGSTGRPKGVMLTHRNMSANVLQTNGGAPLEEGERVLAVAPFHHAFGLIMVLNASLRQGATVVTMPRFDPQGYLQAIQEHRITRLYVVPTIAVLLARSPLVERFDLSSVRTVISGGAALDPEIARLCEERLGCRVAQGYGLTEGLVSFMQVEGSPAGSVGRATTNIEFKIVDTTTGAALGPGLEGEVLVRGPHVMKGYLDAPRATGEVLEGDGFLHTGDLGKVDADGELFLVDRIKELIKYKGQQVSPVELEAVLMTHPNVADAAVIGVPDEEASEIPKAFVVLREPATAQEIMTFVAERVAPYKKIRRVEFIDAIPRTPVGKTERRSLKERERATR
- a CDS encoding SDR family NAD(P)-dependent oxidoreductase: MSDLSGRTTIVVGASRGLGHGIAAAFAEAGAPVVAVSRTAGEFAAPTNGEGGIQVELADAGDASVAGRLLDLHEPANVILVAGANPHMRPLQHHTWETFSANWESDVRITFHWLREILLTPLRPGARVVVVSSGAALAGSPLSGGYAGAKATQRFITGYAQDEAQRAGLDITFSTVLPRMTPVTELGRSAARAYAARNGQSQEEYLQQMGPVLTPEIAGNAMVDLVRSQAAEVAPGYLLTGAGLKKLG